The following coding sequences are from one Paenibacillus sp. JDR-2 window:
- the mraY gene encoding phospho-N-acetylmuramoyl-pentapeptide-transferase, whose protein sequence is MDTMVILFSLGASFLIAVLLGPLFIPLLRRMKFGQQIRTDGPQSHLKKSGTPTMGGIIIMLALLIAFLKFSDKTPDFWVLFTASLGFGLVGFLDDYIKIVFKRSLGLTARQKLFGQLLFSIIVCAELYNMNHSTMITVPGTSWGFDLGWFYYPFVVIILFGSSNAVNFTDGLDGLLSGTSAIAFGAFTILALQVSEHESAIFSAAMVGAVLGFLIFNAHPAKVFMGDTGSLGIGGGIAAVAILTKMELMLVIVGGVFVLEMLSVILQVGSFKLRGKRIFKMSPIHHHFELSGWSEWRVVTTFWSVGLLLAVIGLLLAL, encoded by the coding sequence ATGGACACGATGGTCATCTTATTTTCATTAGGTGCATCATTCTTAATAGCGGTTCTGCTTGGACCATTGTTCATTCCGCTTCTCCGGCGCATGAAGTTTGGACAGCAAATCCGGACCGACGGTCCGCAAAGCCACTTGAAGAAGAGCGGCACTCCAACAATGGGCGGCATTATTATTATGCTTGCGCTGCTTATCGCCTTTTTGAAATTTTCGGATAAGACCCCGGATTTCTGGGTGCTGTTTACGGCTTCATTAGGTTTTGGACTTGTTGGATTTCTTGATGATTATATTAAAATCGTATTTAAACGTTCGCTCGGTTTGACGGCGCGCCAGAAGCTGTTCGGCCAGCTTTTGTTCTCCATTATCGTTTGCGCGGAGCTGTACAATATGAATCACAGCACCATGATCACGGTACCGGGTACTTCTTGGGGCTTTGATCTTGGCTGGTTCTATTATCCGTTTGTCGTTATTATCCTGTTCGGATCGAGTAACGCGGTGAACTTTACGGACGGCCTGGACGGCCTTTTGTCGGGTACCAGCGCAATTGCCTTTGGCGCCTTTACCATTCTTGCGCTTCAAGTATCCGAGCATGAATCGGCTATTTTCTCCGCGGCAATGGTTGGGGCGGTGCTTGGTTTCCTGATCTTTAACGCCCATCCGGCAAAAGTATTTATGGGAGACACCGGCTCGCTTGGCATTGGTGGCGGCATCGCGGCCGTCGCGATACTGACCAAGATGGAGCTTATGCTTGTTATTGTAGGCGGCGTATTTGTACTGGAAATGCTTTCGGTCATCCTGCAGGTTGGATCGTTTAAGCTCCGCGGCAAGCGGATTTTCAAGATGAGCCCGATTCACCATCACTTCGAATTGAGTGGCTGGTCCGAATGGCGCGTCGTTACGACCTTCTGGTCGGTCGGTTTGCTGCTGGCCGTAATCGGACTTCTTCTTGCACTATAA
- a CDS encoding UDP-N-acetylmuramoyl-tripeptide--D-alanyl-D-alanine ligase, with the protein MINRTLEQVADMCGARAYKGEPVRIAGVSTDTRSIQPGQLFVPLVGENFDGHSYVAQALQQGAAAALWETKRELPQELADAPLLFVRDTLKALQQLATSYREELYVRVIGITGSNGKTTTKDMVAAVLGTAYKVHKTAGNLNNHIGLPLTVLQLDEETDAAVLEMGMSGFGEIELLTNIARPDVAVITNIGDAHLLQLGSREGIAKAKLEIAHGLHSGGILLYNGDEPLLAAELAGMSLPEGTQLQTFGLGESNDWSAADIEVGAVSSAFAVKRKGQDTVSAPYTIPVPGQHNVSNALAAIAIGRRFGISEENIRNGLIGLELTGMRIQPVKAHNGAMILNDAYNANPTAVRAAIDLVGQLSGFRRKWIVLGDMRELGPEEESLHFETGAYITPDKADAVITFGPLSEHTSAGALSQFPAEAKGTAIVHFDDKGKLGEWLREQVEPQDLVLVKGSRGVRMEQIVQTLEAR; encoded by the coding sequence TTGATCAATCGTACATTGGAGCAAGTCGCCGACATGTGCGGCGCAAGAGCCTATAAAGGCGAACCCGTCCGGATTGCCGGCGTCAGCACGGATACGCGCAGCATTCAGCCGGGTCAGCTGTTCGTTCCGCTTGTCGGAGAGAACTTTGACGGTCACAGCTATGTGGCACAGGCGCTTCAGCAAGGGGCTGCAGCCGCCTTGTGGGAGACGAAGCGTGAATTGCCGCAGGAGCTGGCAGACGCGCCTCTATTGTTTGTAAGGGATACGCTGAAGGCGCTGCAGCAGCTGGCAACTTCCTACAGGGAAGAGCTGTATGTCCGTGTTATCGGCATTACGGGCAGCAATGGCAAAACAACAACAAAAGATATGGTTGCTGCCGTTCTTGGAACAGCTTATAAAGTTCACAAGACGGCAGGCAATCTGAATAATCATATTGGCCTGCCGCTAACCGTTCTCCAGCTTGACGAGGAAACGGATGCGGCAGTCCTTGAGATGGGCATGAGCGGCTTTGGCGAGATTGAGCTGCTTACGAATATTGCCCGTCCGGATGTTGCGGTGATTACGAATATCGGCGATGCCCACCTGCTTCAGCTAGGCTCCCGCGAAGGGATCGCGAAAGCAAAGCTGGAGATTGCGCATGGGCTTCATTCGGGAGGTATTCTTCTCTATAACGGCGATGAACCGCTGCTTGCGGCAGAACTTGCCGGAATGAGCTTGCCTGAAGGCACGCAGCTTCAGACCTTTGGCCTTGGGGAGTCCAACGACTGGTCGGCGGCTGATATCGAGGTTGGCGCCGTATCTTCTGCCTTTGCCGTTAAGCGCAAAGGGCAGGATACCGTATCAGCGCCTTACACCATACCGGTACCCGGCCAGCATAACGTCAGCAACGCGCTTGCGGCCATCGCGATTGGACGCCGGTTCGGCATTTCGGAGGAGAATATCCGAAATGGCTTGATCGGTCTTGAATTGACCGGCATGAGAATCCAGCCGGTGAAGGCGCATAACGGCGCAATGATTCTGAATGATGCGTACAACGCCAATCCGACCGCCGTGCGCGCAGCGATTGATCTAGTCGGCCAGCTGAGCGGCTTCCGGCGCAAATGGATCGTTCTAGGCGATATGCGGGAGCTTGGTCCGGAGGAAGAATCGCTTCACTTCGAGACGGGGGCTTATATTACACCTGACAAGGCTGATGCCGTCATTACGTTCGGACCATTGTCGGAGCATACGTCGGCAGGGGCTTTGTCGCAATTCCCGGCGGAAGCAAAGGGAACGGCGATTGTACATTTTGATGATAAAGGGAAGCTTGGAGAATGGTTGAGAGAGCAAGTAGAGCCTCAGGATCTCGTCCTGGTCAAAGGCTCGCGCGGTGTGCGCATGGAACAGATTGTCCAAACTTTGGAAGCGAGGTGA
- a CDS encoding UDP-N-acetylmuramoyl-L-alanyl-D-glutamate--2,6-diaminopimelate ligase — MRLSELAELLITARLTGAGDTEIAGIETDSRKVGPGQLFICLPGHTVDGHAYAPQAAAKGAVAFVVERELELDAPQLIVKDSRLAMAVLADHFYGHPSNALHLIGVTGTNGKTTTTYLIEQILNDNDRNSGVIGTVEMRYAGKSFPMSGTTPEALQLQQYLSDMRKEGTAYCAIEVSSHALEQGRVKGCRFRTAVFTNLTQDHLDYHGTMEKYAAAKGLFFSRLGNEYAAKAEDRAYAVLNVDDPVSEQFAKLTAAEVITYGIDNHADVRASNIRISAQGTTFRVSTFRGKTDIALQMVGKFNVYNALAAISAALIEGVALERIKASLEAVPGVPGRVESVQAGQEFAVVVDYAHTPDGLENVLRAVKELAPPRIICVFGCGGDRDRTKRPIMGSIAARYADYVLVTSDNPRTEDPDLILKDIEAGLLKDGITSDRYELKVDRRAAIEKAVEMASPGDVVLIAGKGHETYQIIGSVTHPFDDRLVAKEAIRGLLH, encoded by the coding sequence ATGCGATTAAGCGAATTGGCAGAACTGCTTATTACGGCGAGGCTAACAGGAGCAGGCGATACGGAAATAGCGGGGATCGAGACGGATTCACGCAAAGTAGGGCCGGGACAGCTATTTATTTGTCTTCCCGGTCATACGGTTGACGGTCATGCTTACGCGCCTCAAGCGGCAGCCAAAGGCGCAGTCGCATTCGTCGTCGAACGTGAGCTGGAGCTGGATGCTCCTCAGCTGATCGTGAAGGACAGCCGGCTGGCAATGGCGGTTTTAGCGGATCATTTTTACGGTCATCCCAGCAACGCCCTTCATCTGATTGGGGTAACGGGGACGAATGGCAAGACGACTACAACGTATTTGATCGAACAGATTTTAAACGATAACGATAGAAACTCCGGTGTAATCGGTACGGTAGAGATGCGTTACGCGGGAAAATCATTCCCGATGTCCGGCACTACGCCGGAAGCGCTTCAACTGCAGCAATATTTGTCTGACATGCGCAAGGAGGGGACGGCCTATTGCGCGATTGAAGTCTCCTCGCATGCTTTGGAGCAGGGGCGCGTGAAGGGCTGCCGGTTCCGTACGGCGGTCTTTACGAACCTGACCCAGGATCATCTGGATTATCACGGAACCATGGAGAAGTATGCGGCAGCAAAAGGACTGTTCTTCTCACGCCTTGGCAATGAATACGCGGCAAAAGCAGAAGATCGCGCTTATGCGGTTCTCAACGTGGATGATCCTGTATCCGAACAGTTCGCCAAGCTGACAGCAGCTGAAGTTATTACTTACGGCATCGACAACCATGCTGATGTTAGGGCTTCCAATATCCGGATTTCCGCGCAGGGCACAACGTTTCGGGTAAGCACGTTCCGCGGTAAGACGGATATTGCGTTGCAGATGGTCGGCAAGTTTAACGTCTACAATGCGCTGGCAGCCATTTCGGCAGCCCTTATCGAAGGCGTTGCGCTAGAACGGATTAAAGCCAGTCTTGAAGCGGTTCCCGGCGTACCGGGCCGTGTTGAATCCGTGCAGGCAGGGCAGGAGTTCGCCGTTGTTGTGGACTATGCGCATACGCCTGACGGTTTGGAGAATGTGCTTCGTGCCGTAAAGGAGCTGGCTCCGCCCCGGATCATATGCGTATTTGGCTGCGGCGGCGACCGTGACCGGACGAAACGTCCGATTATGGGCTCGATTGCCGCGCGGTACGCGGACTACGTGCTTGTCACATCCGATAACCCGAGAACGGAAGATCCGGACCTTATTCTGAAGGATATTGAAGCAGGTTTACTGAAGGACGGAATAACCTCCGACCGTTACGAACTGAAGGTTGACCGCCGCGCCGCGATTGAAAAAGCGGTTGAAATGGCAAGCCCGGGAGATGTAGTATTGATTGCGGGGAAAGGTCATGAAACGTATCAAATTATAGGAAGCGTTACGCATCCTTTTGACGACCGTTTGGTGGCAAAAGAAGCGATAAGGGGATTATTACATTGA
- a CDS encoding stage V sporulation protein D, with protein sequence MKVSNVTLRRRLFIVLLISVAAFAGLIFRLSYVQLWQGEKLSAQAEDNWRREIPYKAKRGDILDRNGTKLAYDISTPTVLAIPVQIPDKQATAAKLAPYLDMTEEALVKLLSKKTSIVELKPGGKRMTTDKAQQVRNLHLNGVVVAEDNNRYYPFGSLAAHLLGFTGVDKGLTGVEAKYNDMLKGIDGNVSYLSTASGKTMPNSSDTYKAPQQGLSLELTIDQQIQAVMERELDQAMTALQPDDIIAIAMNPNTGEILGMASRPTYEPANFREYPSETYNRNLPIWMTYEPGSTFKIITLAAAIEEKKVDLKNETFFDPGAVEIGGARLRCWKKGGHGSQTFLEVVQNSCNPGFVNLGNRLGKEKLFDYIKNFGFGSKTGIDIPGEANGILFKLDKVGPVELATTAFGQGVSVTPIQQIAAVSAAINGGTLYKPHVTKAWINPQTGETVQQVEPEAVRKVISEDTSKQVREALESVVALGTGGNAFIDGYRVGGKTGTAQKVINGRYSPNEHIVSFVGFAPADKPEIVIYVAVDNPQGIQFGGVVAAPIVRNIMEDALTILQVPPRDKQIDKKYKLGETPVVTVPNLVGKSVSDIYEDMNMNFNLSSAGSGNTVIRQAPAVGARVEKGSTIRIYLGDEDDITDPH encoded by the coding sequence ATGAAGGTATCGAATGTAACGTTGCGTCGCCGGCTGTTTATTGTACTTCTAATCAGCGTGGCAGCTTTTGCCGGATTAATTTTCCGGCTTTCTTATGTTCAGCTGTGGCAGGGAGAGAAGCTGTCCGCCCAAGCGGAAGATAACTGGCGGCGTGAAATTCCCTACAAGGCGAAGCGTGGCGATATTCTGGATCGTAACGGGACCAAGCTGGCGTATGATATAAGCACGCCAACCGTGCTGGCTATCCCTGTGCAAATTCCGGACAAACAGGCGACAGCTGCCAAGCTTGCGCCTTATTTGGACATGACGGAGGAAGCGTTGGTCAAGCTGCTCTCCAAGAAAACAAGCATTGTAGAACTGAAGCCAGGCGGGAAACGAATGACTACCGACAAGGCGCAGCAAGTAAGAAATTTGCATCTTAACGGAGTTGTTGTTGCGGAGGACAATAACCGCTATTATCCTTTCGGAAGCCTCGCCGCGCACTTGCTGGGCTTTACGGGGGTAGATAAAGGGCTTACCGGCGTTGAAGCCAAATATAACGACATGCTGAAAGGGATTGACGGCAATGTCTCTTATTTGTCCACGGCATCGGGGAAAACAATGCCGAATTCTTCGGATACGTATAAAGCGCCGCAGCAAGGCCTTTCACTGGAATTAACGATCGACCAGCAGATACAGGCGGTTATGGAGCGGGAACTCGATCAGGCCATGACGGCACTCCAGCCGGACGATATTATTGCAATTGCCATGAACCCGAACACGGGAGAAATTCTGGGGATGGCCAGCCGGCCAACCTATGAACCTGCTAATTTCCGGGAATATCCAAGCGAAACCTATAACCGCAATCTTCCGATCTGGATGACCTACGAGCCCGGATCGACGTTTAAAATCATTACCCTTGCAGCAGCAATCGAAGAGAAGAAGGTAGATCTCAAGAACGAAACCTTCTTCGATCCCGGTGCCGTCGAGATTGGCGGAGCTAGGCTGCGCTGCTGGAAGAAAGGCGGCCATGGAAGCCAAACCTTCCTCGAAGTCGTGCAAAATTCCTGCAACCCGGGATTTGTAAACCTTGGAAATCGGCTTGGCAAAGAGAAGCTTTTCGATTATATTAAAAACTTCGGATTTGGTTCAAAAACAGGCATTGATATACCTGGCGAAGCGAACGGTATCTTGTTCAAGCTGGATAAGGTTGGTCCTGTCGAGCTTGCCACTACCGCATTCGGTCAAGGCGTATCGGTTACGCCGATTCAACAGATTGCTGCCGTATCGGCTGCAATTAACGGCGGTACCTTGTACAAACCTCATGTAACCAAGGCATGGATTAATCCGCAGACCGGCGAGACGGTTCAGCAGGTTGAACCTGAGGCTGTCCGTAAAGTCATTTCGGAGGACACGTCGAAGCAGGTGCGCGAAGCGCTTGAAAGCGTCGTTGCTCTCGGAACAGGCGGCAATGCGTTTATCGACGGCTACAGAGTAGGCGGAAAAACAGGTACCGCGCAAAAAGTAATCAACGGACGTTATTCTCCGAATGAACATATCGTATCCTTTGTTGGCTTTGCTCCTGCCGATAAACCGGAGATCGTCATCTATGTGGCGGTAGACAATCCGCAAGGCATTCAATTCGGTGGTGTCGTGGCTGCCCCTATCGTACGTAATATTATGGAGGATGCTCTTACGATCTTGCAGGTGCCTCCTCGCGACAAACAGATCGACAAGAAGTATAAGCTTGGCGAGACGCCGGTCGTTACGGTTCCTAATCTGGTAGGAAAATCGGTATCGGACATTTACGAGGATATGAACATGAACTTCAATTTGTCCTCGGCCGGTTCGGGCAATACGGTTATCCGCCAGGCTCCGGCAGTTGGAGCGAGGGTAGAGAAAGGTTCTACGATACGTATTTATTTGGGCGATGAGGATGATATAACGGATCCCCACTGA